Part of the Nostoc sp. ATCC 53789 genome, ATCAGGAGGAGCCTGTGGGATTGTTACTTCTCCTGAAAAAGAGAAGTTGTAATTATCAATACTAGTCACCTTTGGCTCCACCCTCATATTTTATAGCTGGGATAACTTGGTTTTTTCTTAGACACAAAACAAGCATAAAATTACCCTGGCATTTTTAGGGATTTCTTTTGCCGAGGTTTAATCTACTACTGGCTCTACACCTATATTTTACAGCTGAGATAACTTTGTTTTGTTTTTAGATACAAAACAAACATAAAATTACTTTGGCATTAAAAGGAGCGCATTCACTTAGGTTTAATCTGTTGCTAACTTTGGCTTAAGTTTCATCGACTACTCAATATATCTGGATCAAAATGTCAATAAAAAATATGGAAGAACCCAAACGCATTGGAATTCTTACCAGTGGAGGTGATTGTTCTGGCTTAAATGCTGTGATTAGGGCTGTAGTAAATTGTGCAGTGGATACTTACGGCTGGGAAGTTTTGGGAATTCGTCAAGCGACTCTAGGATTAATGGCGCGTCCACAACAATTCACAAAACTGGAAGTTGATCAAGTTGACTCGCTATTAACTGCGGGTGGCACAATGTTGGGGACAACCAATAAAGGCGACCCCTTTGCTTTTCCAATGGCGGATGGTAGTTTATGCGATCGCTCCGAAGAAATCATTGCAGGTTATCATGAGCTAGGTTTAGACGCTTTGATTGGTATTGGCGGTGATGGTAGTTTGGCAATTCTGCGTCGCCTCGCCCAACAAGGTGGCATTAATCTAGTAGGTATTCCCAAAACCATTGATAACGATATTGGCGTTACCGAACACGCTATCGGTTTTGATACAGCAGTTAATATTGCCACGGAAGCACTAGATAGGTTACATTTTACTGCTGCAAGTCATAGCCGAGTCATGATTTTAGAAGTGATGGGGCGTGATGCCGGACACATAGCAATAGCTGCGGGAATTGCGGGGGGAGCAAATGTAATTTTAATTCCCGAAATCCCTTACACCGTTGAGCATATTTGCCACAAAATCAAAGAACGCCAAGAAAAAGGCAAAAACTATTGTTTGATAATTGTTTCTGAAGCGGTTCGTACCCACGATGGTGAAAATGTGACAATCACAAATCGCTTAGGTCAATCTCGATATGGTGGAATTGGTGAATATTTGGCAGATAAAATTATTGAACACATCGGTGTAGAAACACGAGTTACAGTTTTAGGACACATTCAACGCGGTGGAACTGCTTCGCCACTAGATAGATTAGTTGCAACAGCCTTTGGTGTAGCGGCGGTTAATCTCATTGCAGAGGGTAAATACGATCGCATGGTGACTTGGCAAAATCGCCAAGTATTAAGTGTACCAATTACCGAAGCGATCGCTCAATATAGCGCCGTCGATCCCAATGGTACTTTAGTTAAAACCGCTCGTGGTATGGGTATTTATTTGGGAGACTGAAGTGAGTGCTGAGTGAGGAGTGAGGAGTTAAAAAACTCTAAACTCCCAATGACAAATGACCAATGACAAATGACAAATGACTAACTCACAATTCCCAATACAAACTCGCCTTCATTTACAGCTTGATTGGTTGCGACATCATAAACTAATCCATCATGGTGAGCGCAGACATCAATTACAGTAGGTAGTTGACCTTCTTTATTAAAACTGAGAATTTGATAGAGCTTGTCTCCAGCTTTGACTGTACTACCTAATTCGATTCTGGATTGAATCATACCACCTGCGATCGCATAATATTTTTTCCGGTTGCTGCTAGATGCAAAAGTCATATCATGAGTTTTTATGCCATCTGATAAATTAGAAACTTCTAATACACCTTTTTGCACTAAATAATTTTTCACACCCCGTATACCTTTGGATACTGAATCAGGGTTCATTTGCATTCCTGTGCCTAATTCTAGTGTCCAAGCTTCCACATCAAACTTGATTTCTCTACCCAACTCTTTAAAACAAGCTTCTAGCGCTAACCAAGGTTTGATAAAAGCTTCATCAAAAGCATCACCATCATATTTATTAAGCAATATTCCAAAATCAAGTAGAAAGTATTTTGCACTGTCTTCTCGATTTTGGAAGTAATAAATATAGTCTAAAGCTTGATTTGTAGAACTGTGTAAATCAATTAAGTAGTCTGCATCTAAACTCAGGTTTTGTAACTTGTAGGCAAAAAGCTCAGTGTAGGGAACACCATTAGAAGAATTAATTTTTTCTAAAATTTTCGCAAAATTTTGCTTAATTATAGTTAGATAATTTTGTCGAACGACCTCTAGATCAATGTGAAGTTGAGATTTAGTAAAAGCTACTAAATCATCAGCTTCTTTCTCGTAGTCCCAAAATATGCGATTCCAGTCTTTGGCTTCATAAACGCAATATCGCCCAGGAGAAAAATGTTGAGCGCGTTCATTTGTTCCCATCGGATTACAAACGGGAACCAGCCAAATTTCTCCAGTTAAATCTGTATCATTTATTGTTAATAAAAACTCAATTAGCTGGTGAATAACGGCATTACCAGCAATTTCTGCACCGTGTAGATTAGATTGAATGTATACCTTTTTACCAGGTTTAGCGCCGACGAATTTGTATAATTGTAAGTATAGGCGATCGCCCGAAGCCATTTGACGTAATACAATGCTTTCAATAACTGGCAGCATGAAACAACTCGGTGATGATTTGAGTAAATTATCGCTGTATCTGTACTGAATTAAAATAGGACTTACGCAAATTATCTCTCAAACTCTGATTTCTCCGTGCCCTCTGTGCCTCTGCGGTTCGTTATTCCGTAACTCGTGCGTAAGTCCTATAAAACTCTAACTCAATAGAATTAGCTGATTTCATTTGCGTAATCAGCTAACCTCTTGTTATGCAATCTTTCATTAAAGAATACATGAAACAGAGTCTTAAGTGTGGAGTTATGAATTTTTAACTCCACATTTAACATACTTTATTTACCTATTTATAAGTTGTTAACCTAAGCTTTTGCGGTATCTTTTCGTTGCTGCTTGTACTTGCGGCAGAAAGCTAGACCAAAACCACCAACTGCTAATGAACCCAATGTAGTTAAAGGTTCGGGCACAGACACTTTAGTTTTGAATTTGCTGGTAATAAACAGACTATACACATTCTCATCATTGGTTGGGTTTACAGTATTTAACTCGATGAAGGTATCACCTGACTGGATAAAAGGATTAGGATCATTGCTATTACCAAGGGCTAGGTTATAAAGTTCATCATCAGTCTTAAAACCGCCAGAATCAGAGGCAAATGGATCTGGGTTGGTCAAACTATCACCAATACCACCAGCAGTGATTAGACCGCCATTAGATGATTCTCCATCATCCTGACCACCAGCAGAGCTAGTTAAGCGTCGAGAGCTAGTAGAGTCTGTTGTCACGTCCACAATAGTGAATTGACCAGATGGCTGAAAGCTATAGGTATCGGCAAAAGATACTATAAAATCGCCACCGCTATAAGGTTTATCAAAATTCAATCTGGTTGTGTCACCTCTGGGAGATAGTTCGCCGTCTAAGATAAAAGACGACAAACCGATAGTAGTGGCATCTTGATAAGACACAACTAAAGTTTCACCGTCATTGTCTCCTAGCTCTTCAATAGTATGGTTCTGTAAACCCCCCAAAGAGCTGAGAAGGCTGGTAACATCCCAACGTACAGTAGTTGCTGGGTTCTCATCGGGCGTGAGTAGAAAGGCATCAGCAACCTTCAACAAATTACCGTTCAGTTTGACATCACTTACAGGCCCATTAAAATTCTCCCAAACGGAAGACGCATAAAGATAAGCTTTGAGAACAGTTGCACCTACAGGTACATCTGTTTGCAATGTACCATTGTTGCTGGTGCTACCAAAAGCATCTATGGAAAGTGCCGCATTGTCAAAGCTCTCACGAAACAACAAACTTGCGGATGCTGGCGAACTTAAGGCAGCAAACCCAAAACTGACACCAAAGAATACAAATGTACTCAAAGTAGCTTTGTGTATGTCAGCAGCAAAATATTTCTGTAACTTCTGTCTTACCTTAAATCTACTCATGACAATCATTACGACTATTTGTGATGCTAGGGAAAATTACGTGTTTTTTCGTAAATTCCAAAGTTAATATCGCTGAAAAAAAAATATTTTCAACAAAAAATTACCTATATTTATGAAAACTTTAAAATATATATTTGATCAAAACCTTTTAAAATGCAGCTAATAAGCTACAAACAATAAGGTTATTACCCAGTTAAATAAAAAAACATATAAGATTTATGTGAATTTTATTTGGCTAAAAATAATTTAACAATACTTTATATATAATCTTTACCAAATAATAAATAGGCGAAAAATAAAGGTGAGCATAGCTCACCTGACTTTGTTACTTATACACTCAAAATTCAGAAGTTACTTGCGACTACCCAACCACTTAGCCGCTGCAATGCCAAGAATACCTGCTACTACAGGATTACTGAGAAACTTGATAATCCCTGGTTGCTCTGCCAGCACTTCGCGGAAAATATCGGGGTGGTTATGATATGCGAAAGACGCGAGTTTGCTAACATCATCAGCAGTCATGCGGCTGGCGTGGTGTGTAGAAAGCCCCAACTGTTGCTCTAGATGCTTCTCGTCAAGCTTTCTTTCCTTCAAGTGTTTGAAAAATGCTCTTGCTACATCATCCCGTTCATTGGGTTTAATTTGTGCGATCGCATTCTGTAATTCTGGCTCCATCTGGCTGGTTGGAATCCGATCTGGATGTAAAGATCGACCAAA contains:
- a CDS encoding ATP-dependent 6-phosphofructokinase, which produces MEEPKRIGILTSGGDCSGLNAVIRAVVNCAVDTYGWEVLGIRQATLGLMARPQQFTKLEVDQVDSLLTAGGTMLGTTNKGDPFAFPMADGSLCDRSEEIIAGYHELGLDALIGIGGDGSLAILRRLAQQGGINLVGIPKTIDNDIGVTEHAIGFDTAVNIATEALDRLHFTAASHSRVMILEVMGRDAGHIAIAAGIAGGANVILIPEIPYTVEHICHKIKERQEKGKNYCLIIVSEAVRTHDGENVTITNRLGQSRYGGIGEYLADKIIEHIGVETRVTVLGHIQRGGTASPLDRLVATAFGVAAVNLIAEGKYDRMVTWQNRQVLSVPITEAIAQYSAVDPNGTLVKTARGMGIYLGD
- a CDS encoding PEP-CTERM sorting domain-containing protein; protein product: MSRFKVRQKLQKYFAADIHKATLSTFVFFGVSFGFAALSSPASASLLFRESFDNAALSIDAFGSTSNNGTLQTDVPVGATVLKAYLYASSVWENFNGPVSDVKLNGNLLKVADAFLLTPDENPATTVRWDVTSLLSSLGGLQNHTIEELGDNDGETLVVSYQDATTIGLSSFILDGELSPRGDTTRLNFDKPYSGGDFIVSFADTYSFQPSGQFTIVDVTTDSTSSRRLTSSAGGQDDGESSNGGLITAGGIGDSLTNPDPFASDSGGFKTDDELYNLALGNSNDPNPFIQSGDTFIELNTVNPTNDENVYSLFITSKFKTKVSVPEPLTTLGSLAVGGFGLAFCRKYKQQRKDTAKA
- a CDS encoding succinylglutamate desuccinylase/aspartoacylase family protein, coding for MLPVIESIVLRQMASGDRLYLQLYKFVGAKPGKKVYIQSNLHGAEIAGNAVIHQLIEFLLTINDTDLTGEIWLVPVCNPMGTNERAQHFSPGRYCVYEAKDWNRIFWDYEKEADDLVAFTKSQLHIDLEVVRQNYLTIIKQNFAKILEKINSSNGVPYTELFAYKLQNLSLDADYLIDLHSSTNQALDYIYYFQNREDSAKYFLLDFGILLNKYDGDAFDEAFIKPWLALEACFKELGREIKFDVEAWTLELGTGMQMNPDSVSKGIRGVKNYLVQKGVLEVSNLSDGIKTHDMTFASSSNRKKYYAIAGGMIQSRIELGSTVKAGDKLYQILSFNKEGQLPTVIDVCAHHDGLVYDVATNQAVNEGEFVLGIVS